The segment ATCGCTCTGCTGCACCGAGGCCCGTACTATCCCCTGTCCAGCGGACCTTCCGGCGGTAAAGCGCCCGTCAGCAGAGATGGATCCCAAAGACGGGGGGAGCACCTTCCAGACCACAGCCGTCTGCTCCTGGCCCGGTACCGAGAACTGGACCGTTCCGTTGGGAATCACCTCGGCCGGATTGGGAGATACTTCCAGCTGCTGGGCCAGGGCCATTCCTGCGGCCGAGGCCAAAAGCAAAATGATGGTGATCAGCTTTTTCATGAGCGTTCCTCCAGCAGGTAAAAGCTCCAGCTTTTGTTGGTCTCCCGGCCGTCCCGGCCGGTCAGGGATACCAGCACCACGTGCTGGCCGGGCGCCAGTTCATTTGGGGAGATGGTCAGATAGTCTTCCTTCATCTGGTATTGGGCGGAAGCCAGGGGCCGGTCGTCAATGCTTACCTTTATTCGGTCGCGGGTTTGAACTGCCGGATAAAAGGATGCCACGATGTTCAGGTCCCGGATTTCGGCCACATCCTGTTCTCCGGGCCAGACCGGATAGATCCGGCTGGGCTCGATGATTTCCGGCTCAACGGCGGCGATGTTAATTCCGGGTCTGACGGGAACATTGTCTGGGTCAGCGGCCTGCAAAGGTTTTTGGTTAACAGCCTGGGGGGCAAAAATATTTTCCGGCACCGGAGCCCGCAGGAACAGCAGCATTACGGCGGCGATCATCAGGGCCGAGGCGGCCAGGGAAAGCCGGGCCGGCCGCAAGTCGAAAAGCTTTGGTCTGGCTTCGGCCCGGTTTATCCTGGCCCAGAGCCTGGCCTGGAAATAGGGGGGAAGTTCAACGCTGGGCTGGCTCCGTAGCAGCGATTCCAGTTCGCTTTGTCCCGATGCCAGAGCCCGGCAGTCCGGGCATTCCCGGACATGGCTTTGGGCCTGGGGCGGCAAAGCGGCGCCGGGATTGTCCCGGAAAAATATTTCAATTTGCTGACAGTTCATTTCTTCCTCCCTGATTATTGGCGGCCTTCAGGCCGTTAAGCTTTTGACCCAGGATCTGGCGGCCCCGCCACAAGCGTGATTTTACGGTGCCCGGAGAGCAGTCCAGTATTTTGGCGATATCGTCGCAGGCCTGGTCCTCAAAGTAATAAAGCACCACGGTCTCCTTGAACTCCGCCGGCAGTTCGGACACCGCCTGCCGGACCATCTTATCCTGGGACAACTTTTCGATCTTTTCCATCTGCTCCAGGGCCCCGGGGTCGGACACCTCTTCCTCCGGGGTTCTTTCGCCCAGGCCGAAGAAGGACATAACCTTTTGTTTCCTTAAATGCCGGCGGTGGTGGTTGACCGCTATCCGGTAAAGCCAGGTAAAGAAATCCGATTCGCCCCGGAACTTGGAGTACTCCTTGTAAGCGATCAGGAAAACTTCCTGGGCCAGGTCCTGGGCCAGGTCATAATCGCCCGTCAAACGAAAGAGCAAATTAAAAAGCCGCTTATCGTATTTCTGGACTATCTGGTCAAATTCTATCTTGCTGTTTTCCGTCATATAGGCATTAAGTTAGAGCCGTTTTAACCGGGTATAGTTCCCGAATAAGATCACAATTTAAACATCAGGGCCAGTTCAAGCATAAGTCGTTCAAACAACCGGGCTTGTCTCTCAATTTTCATGATCTTTTGCCGGGCGGCCCCGGCCTGCCGGGAATACAAGCTTATGTCGTTGGCTATCTCTTTGATCTCCTGATACTTAAGATCCTCAACCGGTACGGACCCGGCTAAAAGCCTGGCCTCGGATGCCGTCATTCTGGCTTCAGGTAATATCTGATACATCGCCGGAAAATCGAAACCATCGTAGCTCGTTTTTAAGCCGAGATAACTCTGTCTGGCAAGAAAGAACTGCTGCTTGGCCAGCAAGGGTTGAGCCGAGGCCAGCTCTTTGATCTGGATCAGGTTCTGCAGCAACTCGGCCAGTTTGGGCTCAATAAGGTCGCAGGAAGAATTTATCCCCCTCAAGGCAGACAGTCCGGCGGCGGTTTTGGCCGTTAAAGCATTAAGCCGGGCCAAGATCTTTTCAACATCATGTCCGAGTACGGCCGGAGATTTATCCGATCCGGTTTGGAGCCTTTCCACGGTCTCCAACACTCCCGCTTCGGCGGCCTGGTATCTTTGCACCAAGGCATCAACCTGGGTTTGGATCTCCCCGGCCTGGGCGCTCAGTCCCGCCTGGCCCGAATCGCTTTCCACCCTGGCGGCCAAAACCATGGTTTGGTGCAGGCGTCGTTCCAGCCTCAGCAGGATCAGTTTGAATTTGCGCCGGTTCTGGTAGGCCTGGCGTTCAATCTCCTGGCCCTGGCTGTTAAGTTTGCAGGCCCTCGGTTTTTTATTTTCCAAAGCCCCGGCGTTCTCCCGTAATTTTTCCTGGCTTTTTACCGCCTGCTCCAGACCCGTCACCAGGCTTTTAACCGACCGACGCAGCTCCTGGAACATCTTGTGGGACCAGCGTTCCCAGCGATTTTCTTTTTGGGGGTCGAAGCCGGATTCCGACGGGTCCAAACCCTTCCGCATAAAAGACTGCCGGAGGGCCGCCAGGCGCAGCATTCTTCCCCGGCGGCCGGGACCGGAGACCTCCACCAGGCCCTCTTCCACCGCCACCCGGGTGCCGGAGTCCGGCTGGATCTCAACCTTGAAAACAGTGCCCCTCACCCCGGCCACCGCGGTGGGGGTTTCCACCGTAAATTGCGATTTAAGGGAAAGCTTGGCCACCTTGGTCCAAAGCTTTCCCAAAAAGAGCTTGAAGCTGCGGTCGGTGCTGTCGGCGCGCTGGATGTAGAGCGAGGTCTTTTCTCCCAGCCGGATGCTGGTGCCGTCGGCGAATCCAATCTCGGCCAGGGATCCCTTGCCGGTGCGCACCGAATCACCCGGCTGCAGGGCCTGCCCCAATTCCGCTTCCGCCAGCCGGCCCTGCTGCCAGACGAAAGCCTGCCCGGTATACAGGCTTAAAACGGCGGTTGGCTTAAGTTCCTGGGATCCCGCCCCCGGCGCCAAAAGATAGGGCAATGACAAGATAATGGCTGCGATAATCCGTTTCATAAAAAACCTCCCCGGCAAATACTCCGCCGGTCAATTGAGTTTGTGCCGCCG is part of the candidate division TA06 bacterium genome and harbors:
- a CDS encoding sigma-70 family RNA polymerase sigma factor, whose translation is MTENSKIEFDQIVQKYDKRLFNLLFRLTGDYDLAQDLAQEVFLIAYKEYSKFRGESDFFTWLYRIAVNHHRRHLRKQKVMSFFGLGERTPEEEVSDPGALEQMEKIEKLSQDKMVRQAVSELPAEFKETVVLYYFEDQACDDIAKILDCSPGTVKSRLWRGRQILGQKLNGLKAANNQGGRNELSAN
- a CDS encoding FecR domain-containing protein — its product is MKRIIAAIILSLPYLLAPGAGSQELKPTAVLSLYTGQAFVWQQGRLAEAELGQALQPGDSVRTGKGSLAEIGFADGTSIRLGEKTSLYIQRADSTDRSFKLFLGKLWTKVAKLSLKSQFTVETPTAVAGVRGTVFKVEIQPDSGTRVAVEEGLVEVSGPGRRGRMLRLAALRQSFMRKGLDPSESGFDPQKENRWERWSHKMFQELRRSVKSLVTGLEQAVKSQEKLRENAGALENKKPRACKLNSQGQEIERQAYQNRRKFKLILLRLERRLHQTMVLAARVESDSGQAGLSAQAGEIQTQVDALVQRYQAAEAGVLETVERLQTGSDKSPAVLGHDVEKILARLNALTAKTAAGLSALRGINSSCDLIEPKLAELLQNLIQIKELASAQPLLAKQQFFLARQSYLGLKTSYDGFDFPAMYQILPEARMTASEARLLAGSVPVEDLKYQEIKEIANDISLYSRQAGAARQKIMKIERQARLFERLMLELALMFKL